Proteins from a genomic interval of Stenotrophomonas sp. 24(2023):
- a CDS encoding GAF domain-containing protein, which translates to MFATSSLAGSKPEQYAQLLDQARALVHGEADRIANAANLSALVYHALPDLNWVGFYLYDGTELVVGPFQGLPACVRIPLDKGVCGAAARLRVTQRIDDVDAFPGHIACDSASRSELVVPLVRGDALIGVFDIDSPVLARFDADDQAGLEAIARVFVEALG; encoded by the coding sequence ATGTTTGCCACCTCCTCGCTCGCCGGCAGCAAGCCGGAACAGTACGCCCAGCTGCTGGACCAGGCCCGTGCCCTGGTCCACGGCGAAGCCGACCGCATCGCCAACGCCGCCAACCTGTCGGCGCTGGTCTACCACGCCCTGCCGGACCTGAACTGGGTGGGCTTCTACCTGTACGACGGCACCGAACTGGTCGTCGGCCCGTTCCAGGGCCTGCCGGCCTGCGTGCGCATTCCGCTGGACAAGGGTGTGTGCGGCGCAGCGGCGCGCCTGCGCGTGACCCAGCGCATCGACGATGTGGATGCCTTCCCGGGCCATATCGCCTGCGATTCGGCATCGCGCTCGGAACTGGTCGTGCCGCTGGTGCGCGGCGATGCGCTCATCGGTGTGTTCGACATCGACAGCCCGGTGCTGGCCCGCTTCGATGCCGATGACCAGGCCGGCCTGGAAGCCATTGCCCGCGTGTTCGTGGAGGCGCTGGGTTGA